A single genomic interval of Ruminococcus sp. NK3A76 harbors:
- the accD gene encoding acetyl-CoA carboxylase, carboxyltransferase subunit beta — MLDDIFSVVRQRWGSSSPEDKDSKKPDIPKDLMFKCPRCGTVSFSEDFNRNGKVCPSCNYHSRLSAKERLDITIDKGSLVEFDKDMVSKNPIDFPGYEVKQQALRAKTGLKDAVITGKATIRGREIVIIVMDSHFLMASMGSVVGEKITRAFEYATEQKLPVIAFTASGGARMQEGIVSLMQMAKTSGAVARHSEAGLLYITVMTDPTTGGVTASFASLGDIIIAEPKVLIGFAGRRVIEGTIRQKLPDEFQSAEFMLENGFVDMIVERKKMRRTLAHLLALHEQNGGAFNE, encoded by the coding sequence ATGCTTGATGATATTTTCTCGGTAGTAAGGCAGAGGTGGGGTTCTTCCTCGCCCGAGGATAAGGACTCAAAAAAGCCCGACATACCAAAAGACCTTATGTTCAAGTGCCCCAGATGCGGCACAGTGTCCTTCTCGGAGGATTTCAACCGAAACGGCAAGGTCTGCCCGAGCTGCAATTATCACTCACGCCTGAGTGCCAAGGAGAGGCTCGACATAACTATAGACAAGGGCAGCCTTGTGGAATTTGACAAGGACATGGTGTCAAAAAACCCGATAGATTTCCCGGGGTATGAGGTAAAGCAGCAGGCTCTGCGTGCAAAGACAGGCCTTAAGGACGCTGTGATAACAGGCAAGGCCACCATAAGGGGCAGGGAGATAGTCATAATAGTTATGGACTCGCACTTCCTCATGGCATCTATGGGCTCGGTAGTAGGCGAGAAGATAACAAGAGCATTTGAGTATGCTACAGAGCAGAAGCTCCCTGTGATAGCTTTCACAGCATCGGGCGGCGCAAGAATGCAGGAGGGCATAGTTTCTCTTATGCAGATGGCAAAGACGAGCGGCGCAGTTGCAAGGCACAGCGAGGCAGGGCTTTTATACATAACAGTCATGACCGACCCGACGACAGGCGGCGTAACGGCTTCCTTCGCATCGCTCGGAGATATAATAATCGCAGAGCCGAAGGTGCTCATAGGCTTTGCCGGCAGGAGAGTCATCGAGGGAACTATCAGGCAGAAGCTGCCGGACGAGTTCCAGAGTGCTGAATTCATGCTTGAAAACGGCTTTGTCGATATGATAGTCGAGCGCAAGAAAATGAGAAGGACGCTCGCACACCTTCTTGCACTTCACGAGCAGAACGGGGGGGCTTTCAATGAGTGA
- a CDS encoding acetyl-CoA carboxylase carboxyltransferase subunit alpha has translation MSDTPASKKLDIIRMKGRPTVNDYIPMIFDDFFEMHGDRLYGDDGAIMGGVAYFEGTPVTVIAQVKGRNLEENKASNFGMPHPEGYRKALRLARQAEKFHRPVICLIDTAGAFCGIEAEERGQGEAIARDIMEFMTLKTPVISIILGEGGSGGALALGVCDELAMLENAIYSVISPRGFASLLWKDAGREKEAADIMKITAEDLKALGVCDYVIKEPAEGAHTDMEATAAAISKYIFGALQRKFQKGLDELLNERYNKFRAIGEFTE, from the coding sequence ATGAGTGATACACCTGCAAGCAAAAAGCTGGATATAATAAGAATGAAGGGCAGGCCGACCGTCAACGACTATATCCCGATGATATTTGATGATTTCTTCGAGATGCACGGCGACAGGCTCTACGGTGACGACGGCGCAATAATGGGCGGTGTTGCTTACTTTGAGGGCACACCTGTCACAGTCATAGCGCAGGTCAAGGGCAGGAACTTAGAGGAAAACAAGGCTTCAAACTTCGGTATGCCACACCCAGAGGGCTACAGAAAGGCTCTGCGCCTTGCAAGGCAGGCAGAGAAGTTCCACAGGCCTGTTATATGCCTTATAGACACAGCAGGTGCTTTCTGCGGAATCGAGGCAGAGGAGAGAGGCCAGGGCGAGGCGATAGCAAGGGACATAATGGAGTTTATGACGCTGAAAACGCCTGTTATCTCGATAATACTCGGCGAAGGCGGCTCGGGCGGTGCGCTTGCTTTGGGCGTATGCGATGAGCTCGCAATGCTTGAAAATGCAATATATTCGGTAATATCTCCAAGAGGCTTTGCAAGCCTTCTGTGGAAGGATGCAGGCAGGGAAAAGGAAGCTGCCGACATCATGAAGATAACCGCCGAGGACTTAAAGGCTTTAGGCGTGTGCGACTATGTCATAAAAGAGCCTGCTGAGGGAGCTCACACAGACATGGAAGCGACCGCAGCAGCTATAAGCAAATATATTTTTGGTGCTTTACAAAGAAAATTTCAAAAAGGGCTTGACGAATTGCTAAATGAACGTTATAATAAGTTTAGGGCAATCGGAGAGTTTACCGAGTAG
- the acpP gene encoding acyl carrier protein: MIFDKVKEIIVDQLDADENDVTQDASITDDLGADSLDVVDLVMSIEEEFDIEVPDEEVANMKTVGDIVKYIEANAD; the protein is encoded by the coding sequence ATGATATTTGACAAGGTTAAGGAAATCATTGTTGATCAGCTCGACGCTGATGAGAACGATGTAACACAGGACGCTTCTATTACAGATGATCTCGGTGCAGATTCTCTTGACGTAGTAGACCTTGTAATGTCTATCGAGGAGGAGTTCGACATCGAAGTCCCCGATGAAGAGGTAGCTAACATGAAGACTGTCGGTGACATCGTTAAGTACATCGAGGCTAACGCTGACTAA
- a CDS encoding NUDIX domain-containing protein — protein MLHEKSCGAIVYRKYHGNTEILLIKHVNSGHWSFPKGHVEGDETEVETAKREILEETGIEVNLDPTFRETVSYSPKKDTQKIVVYFVAKAKNTDYVPQEDEIAEIKWVEIDRAGSVLAYDNDRSIVNKAKKFIR, from the coding sequence ATGCTGCATGAAAAATCCTGTGGCGCCATAGTGTACAGAAAGTACCACGGCAACACGGAAATTTTACTGATCAAGCATGTAAACAGCGGACACTGGTCCTTCCCGAAGGGCCATGTCGAGGGTGATGAAACAGAGGTAGAAACTGCAAAGCGTGAGATACTTGAAGAAACAGGCATCGAAGTCAACCTTGACCCGACATTCAGGGAAACGGTGAGCTATTCGCCGAAGAAGGATACGCAGAAGATAGTTGTGTATTTCGTGGCAAAGGCCAAAAACACCGACTATGTTCCGCAGGAGGACGAGATAGCCGAGATCAAGTGGGTCGAGATAGACCGTGCAGGCAGTGTACTTGCCTATGACAATGACAGGAGCATCGTCAACAAGGCAAAGAAATTCATACGCTAA
- a CDS encoding dockerin type I repeat-containing protein: MKKILSLLIAMALVLALGAFLPEGVLKAKALGSIEGLASDYLGKDRLYWNSYSGAAYYKVAVTSRVLNKTYKVTDPEFVFEDIFTEKGYIYTCSVTAYDSGNNALTSAKSKKVCYSANLTNMKINDDLTMTWDEFTGDYEQIHVNISINGRTGSVAGTTTGADLKPYLDNEPSGRYQIWVVAKVEYDNTLYSDYIYLDYESTALFVTSTKATITQPKEGMTPDDIKVTSLVLNDGDINASEAVKRTVLSWEDENGSALKATDKFEAGKKYTATLSVALVGRIFLDFDTGYYKYVTSSVNGIDTYVAHTYGKQNYEICAEMTIPTTLSEVQISINTPQAGDTVVNDDTDYTRITGCTEGVRVQEGLSSRTREYFSLYENGKKLASNAVFEKGHTYTARIRFRALGNYALADDLTVTIGGVKGKFVSSDTGVNENEYWVTYTADITVASDRTPGDLNGDKTVDLKDGLLISQHLAGWKVAINESNADVNGDKTVDLKDGLLLKQFLAGWKVTLK, encoded by the coding sequence ATGAAAAAGATACTTTCTTTACTCATAGCTATGGCACTTGTGCTGGCGCTCGGTGCGTTTTTACCGGAGGGCGTGCTCAAAGCAAAGGCACTTGGCAGCATAGAAGGACTGGCAAGCGATTACTTAGGCAAGGATCGTCTGTACTGGAACTCATACAGCGGTGCTGCCTATTACAAGGTTGCTGTCACAAGCCGTGTGCTCAACAAGACCTACAAGGTCACAGACCCGGAATTTGTTTTCGAGGATATTTTCACAGAAAAGGGCTATATCTACACCTGCTCGGTAACTGCCTACGACAGCGGCAACAATGCACTGACAAGCGCTAAGTCCAAAAAGGTTTGTTATTCGGCGAACCTCACCAACATGAAGATAAATGACGACCTGACAATGACCTGGGACGAGTTTACCGGCGATTATGAACAGATACACGTCAACATCAGTATCAACGGCAGGACAGGTTCAGTCGCAGGAACTACCACAGGCGCAGACCTTAAACCCTATTTAGATAACGAGCCTTCAGGAAGGTATCAGATATGGGTAGTCGCTAAGGTAGAATATGATAACACGCTTTATTCCGACTACATTTATTTAGACTATGAGAGCACGGCTTTGTTTGTAACATCAACAAAGGCGACCATTACTCAGCCGAAGGAGGGTATGACACCTGACGACATAAAGGTCACAAGCCTTGTGCTCAATGACGGCGATATAAATGCAAGCGAAGCCGTAAAGAGAACAGTTCTCTCGTGGGAAGACGAAAACGGCAGCGCTTTGAAAGCTACAGACAAGTTTGAAGCCGGAAAAAAATATACCGCAACATTAAGTGTTGCACTTGTGGGCAGAATATTTCTTGACTTTGATACAGGATACTATAAATATGTTACCTCGTCTGTAAACGGCATAGACACATATGTTGCACACACCTACGGAAAGCAGAACTATGAAATATGTGCTGAAATGACTATCCCCACTACGCTTAGCGAGGTGCAGATAAGCATAAACACGCCGCAGGCAGGCGATACAGTCGTAAATGATGATACAGACTACACGAGAATAACCGGCTGCACAGAGGGCGTGCGTGTTCAGGAAGGTCTGAGCAGCAGAACAAGAGAGTATTTTTCATTATATGAAAACGGCAAAAAGCTCGCAAGCAATGCGGTTTTTGAAAAAGGCCACACCTACACCGCAAGGATAAGGTTCCGGGCACTTGGGAACTACGCTTTAGCCGATGATCTGACTGTGACCATAGGCGGCGTAAAGGGCAAGTTCGTTTCAAGCGACACGGGTGTCAATGAAAATGAATACTGGGTAACATACACAGCAGATATCACCGTAGCTTCCGACCGCACCCCCGGCGACCTCAACGGCGACAAGACAGTTGACCTCAAAGACGGCCTGCTCATTAGTCAGCACCTCGCCGGGTGGAAGGTAGCAATAAATGAGAGCAACGCTGATGTTAACGGCGACAAGACTGTAGACCTGAAAGACGGCCTGCTGCTTAAGCAGTTCCTCGCCGGGTGGAAGGTGACGCTCAAATAA
- the rplL gene encoding 50S ribosomal protein L7/L12 gives MASEKITNIIEEVKAMSVLELKELVDAIQEEFGVTAAIAAAPAAGGAAAAAEKTEFDVILASFGDAKMGVIKAVKEICGLGLKEAKELVESAPKAIKEGASKADAEDIKAKLEAAGATVELK, from the coding sequence ATGGCATCTGAGAAGATCACAAATATCATTGAAGAAGTTAAAGCAATGTCCGTTCTCGAGCTCAAGGAGCTCGTAGACGCAATCCAGGAGGAATTCGGCGTTACAGCTGCTATCGCTGCTGCTCCTGCTGCTGGCGGTGCTGCTGCTGCAGCTGAGAAGACTGAGTTCGACGTAATCCTCGCTTCCTTCGGCGACGCTAAGATGGGCGTTATCAAGGCTGTTAAGGAGATCTGCGGTCTTGGTCTTAAGGAGGCTAAGGAACTCGTTGAGAGTGCTCCTAAGGCTATCAAGGAAGGCGCTTCCAAGGCTGACGCTGAGGACATCAAGGCTAAGCTCGAGGCTGCTGGCGCAACTGTTGAGCTCAAGTAA
- the rplJ gene encoding 50S ribosomal protein L10, protein MASEKVLAAKKEKVDKLTELLKNSAAGVLVDYKGITVEEDTKLRKELREAGITYFVEKNSILRFAFKNAGLDDITGVLEGTTALAISNDDQTAPARILGKFAESVKEREIFALKAGYIGDEIYDAAGVQALSKIPSRETLLAQLVGSLQGPIQKLAATLQAVADKKEGEAA, encoded by the coding sequence ATGGCAAGTGAAAAGGTTTTAGCCGCTAAGAAGGAAAAGGTCGATAAGCTCACCGAGCTCCTCAAGAATTCTGCTGCAGGCGTGCTCGTTGATTATAAGGGCATCACTGTTGAGGAGGATACAAAGCTCCGTAAAGAGCTTCGTGAGGCTGGTATCACCTACTTCGTAGAGAAGAACTCTATTCTCCGTTTCGCATTCAAGAACGCTGGTCTTGACGATATCACAGGCGTTCTCGAGGGTACAACTGCTCTCGCTATCTCTAACGACGATCAGACAGCTCCCGCAAGAATACTCGGCAAGTTCGCAGAGTCCGTTAAGGAGAGAGAGATCTTTGCTCTTAAGGCAGGCTACATCGGCGATGAGATCTATGACGCTGCAGGCGTTCAGGCTCTTTCCAAGATCCCTTCGAGGGAGACTCTTCTCGCACAGCTCGTTGGCTCGCTTCAGGGTCCTATCCAGAAGCTCGCAGCTACACTCCAGGCTGTTGCAGACAAGAAGGAGGGCGAGGCTGCTTAA
- the rpsT gene encoding 30S ribosomal protein S20, producing the protein MANIKSAKKRVKVIATKTARNKAIKSDLKTALKKADAAVANNADNKVEVVRAAIKKVDMAASKGIMHKNKAARKKSQLALKLN; encoded by the coding sequence TTGGCAAATATCAAATCCGCTAAGAAAAGAGTTAAGGTAATAGCTACCAAGACAGCAAGAAACAAGGCTATCAAGAGCGACCTTAAGACAGCACTTAAGAAGGCAGACGCTGCTGTTGCAAACAACGCAGACAACAAGGTAGAGGTCGTAAGAGCTGCTATCAAGAAGGTAGACATGGCTGCTTCCAAGGGCATCATGCACAAGAACAAGGCTGCAAGAAAGAAGAGCCAGCTCGCTCTTAAGCTCAACTGA
- the gpr gene encoding GPR endopeptidase, which translates to MSARTDLASESQYITGGETPKGVDVKEERSDAARLSITRIEIKTDEASRRIGRPKGRYMTLRASDSSFEAEADCFNERAALLAREIAALLPADMSRGALFAGLGNRQITPDSVGPLAADRILATRHIESHILKELGELAKMSVISPGVLAQTGLESAEIIKMIAQSIDPSVIIVCDAFACSDPENLGTTVQLCDTGISPGSGVGNSRAEISLRTMGVPCIAAGIPTVADIDAVAEKHDAALDGMVITPGRIDTIVKHGSMLISLAVNMAVHSSLTAEEINALVG; encoded by the coding sequence ATGTCTGCAAGAACAGATCTGGCGAGCGAATCGCAATATATCACCGGCGGCGAAACGCCAAAGGGAGTCGATGTTAAGGAAGAACGCTCTGATGCTGCAAGGCTTAGCATAACAAGGATAGAGATAAAGACCGATGAAGCATCACGCAGGATAGGCAGGCCGAAGGGCAGATATATGACCCTGAGAGCATCAGACAGCAGCTTTGAAGCCGAGGCCGACTGCTTTAACGAGCGTGCGGCACTGCTTGCCCGTGAGATAGCCGCACTGCTGCCTGCGGACATGAGCAGGGGAGCGCTCTTTGCAGGGCTTGGCAACAGGCAGATAACCCCTGACAGCGTAGGCCCTCTTGCCGCCGACAGGATACTCGCCACACGCCACATTGAGAGCCATATCCTCAAAGAGCTCGGCGAGCTTGCGAAGATGTCGGTCATCAGCCCGGGCGTGCTCGCACAGACAGGCCTTGAAAGTGCTGAGATAATAAAGATGATAGCGCAGAGCATTGACCCTTCTGTTATAATAGTATGTGATGCCTTTGCCTGCTCCGACCCTGAGAACCTCGGCACGACCGTGCAGCTGTGCGATACTGGCATCTCCCCCGGAAGCGGTGTGGGCAATTCAAGGGCGGAGATATCTCTGCGCACTATGGGCGTGCCGTGCATAGCCGCAGGGATACCTACTGTCGCTGATATAGACGCAGTTGCCGAAAAGCACGATGCAGCCCTCGACGGCATGGTGATAACTCCCGGGCGGATAGATACTATTGTAAAGCACGGATCAATGCTTATATCGCTTGCAGTCAACATGGCGGTACACTCATCGCTCACGGCGGAGGAGATAAATGCCCTTGTGGGTTGA
- the rpmG gene encoding 50S ribosomal protein L33 translates to MRVKITLACTECKQRNYNTKKNKKNDPDRLEMNKYCKFCKKHTLHKETK, encoded by the coding sequence ATGAGAGTTAAGATCACACTCGCATGCACAGAGTGCAAGCAGAGAAACTACAACACAAAGAAGAACAAGAAGAACGACCCCGACAGGCTCGAGATGAACAAGTACTGCAAATTCTGTAAGAAGCATACTCTTCACAAAGAGACTAAGTAA
- the secE gene encoding preprotein translocase subunit SecE — MAKDTNAKKGNSKEVAAKKKKGGISKYFRDLKSELKKVVWPSRKQVVNNTGVVLVTMTTLGLFLAGIDLGLGKLLDLILKIGS, encoded by the coding sequence ATGGCTAAGGACACAAACGCAAAAAAGGGTAACTCCAAAGAGGTCGCTGCCAAGAAGAAAAAGGGCGGCATCTCGAAGTACTTCAGAGATCTCAAGAGCGAGCTGAAGAAAGTCGTATGGCCTTCAAGAAAGCAGGTAGTCAACAATACAGGCGTTGTTCTTGTTACTATGACTACACTTGGTCTTTTCCTTGCAGGTATAGACTTAGGTCTTGGTAAGCTCCTTGACCTTATCCTGAAGATCGGCAGCTGA
- the nusG gene encoding transcription termination/antitermination protein NusG, with translation MSQAKWYVVHTYSGYENKVAENIEKVVENRKLHELIEEVRIPTEMVSEINKDGKTVQAERKLFPSYVLVKMVMTDESWYIVRNTRGVTGFVGPGSKPVPLTEKEVAALGVDRGGSAVEVTFKVGDSVNVIGGSFDGFVGRVTAIDTEAQTAEVVVSMFGRETPVSLPLSQIKAEE, from the coding sequence ATGTCACAGGCTAAATGGTATGTTGTTCACACCTATTCGGGTTATGAGAATAAGGTAGCTGAGAATATTGAAAAGGTCGTTGAGAACCGTAAGCTGCATGAGCTTATCGAGGAGGTAAGGATACCTACCGAGATGGTTTCCGAGATCAATAAGGACGGAAAGACAGTTCAGGCAGAGAGAAAGCTCTTTCCGAGCTATGTGCTCGTGAAAATGGTGATGACAGATGAGAGCTGGTACATAGTAAGGAACACCAGAGGTGTCACAGGCTTCGTAGGCCCCGGGTCAAAGCCCGTTCCGCTCACCGAAAAGGAAGTAGCGGCGCTCGGCGTTGACAGAGGCGGCTCGGCAGTTGAGGTGACATTCAAGGTAGGCGATTCCGTTAATGTTATCGGCGGCTCGTTTGACGGTTTTGTGGGCAGAGTTACTGCAATAGACACCGAGGCACAGACCGCAGAGGTCGTTGTTTCGATGTTCGGCAGAGAGACACCTGTTTCGCTCCCGCTTTCACAGATCAAGGCAGAGGAATAA
- the rplK gene encoding 50S ribosomal protein L11 has translation MAQKVVGYIKLQIPAGKATPAPPVGPALGQHGVNIMAFTKDFNERTKNDIGLIIPVVITVYADRSFTFITKTPPAAVLIKKACKIESGSGVPNKTKVATITKDQVKAIAEQKMPDLNAASIETAMSMIAGTCRSMGVVVED, from the coding sequence ATGGCACAGAAGGTAGTAGGCTATATAAAGCTTCAGATTCCCGCAGGAAAGGCAACACCTGCTCCGCCGGTAGGTCCTGCACTCGGACAGCACGGCGTTAATATCATGGCATTCACAAAGGATTTCAACGAGAGAACAAAGAACGATATCGGTCTTATAATCCCTGTTGTTATCACAGTTTATGCTGACAGATCATTCACATTTATAACAAAGACTCCGCCTGCAGCAGTCCTTATAAAGAAAGCCTGCAAGATAGAGAGCGGTTCGGGCGTTCCGAACAAGACAAAGGTAGCTACGATCACAAAGGATCAGGTAAAGGCTATCGCAGAGCAGAAGATGCCCGACCTTAATGCAGCAAGCATTGAGACAGCTATGAGCATGATCGCAGGTACCTGCAGATCTATGGGCGTTGTAGTAGAGGACTAA
- the rplA gene encoding 50S ribosomal protein L1: MKHGKKYVDSEKLIDRAKLYDAPEALDLAAKGAKAKFDETIEAHIRLGVDSRHADQQVRGAVVLPNGTGKSIKVLVFCKEDKFEAAQAAGAEYVGGMDLVEKIQKENWMDFDVVIASPDMMGVVGRLGKVLGPRGLMPNPKAGTVTPDVAKAVTDAKAGKIEYRLDKTNIIHCPIGKASFGAEKLEENFNTLVEAIVKAKPAAAKGQYLKSIVVASTMGVGIKVNTAKYGV, translated from the coding sequence ATGAAACATGGCAAGAAGTATGTTGATTCAGAAAAGCTGATCGACAGAGCTAAGTTATATGATGCCCCCGAAGCACTTGATCTTGCAGCTAAGGGCGCAAAGGCAAAATTCGATGAGACAATAGAAGCTCATATCCGTCTCGGCGTTGACTCCCGTCACGCTGACCAGCAGGTAAGAGGCGCTGTTGTTCTTCCTAACGGTACAGGTAAGAGCATCAAGGTGCTCGTATTCTGCAAGGAAGATAAGTTCGAGGCTGCTCAGGCAGCCGGCGCTGAGTATGTAGGCGGTATGGATCTCGTTGAGAAGATCCAGAAGGAAAACTGGATGGATTTCGACGTAGTTATCGCTTCCCCTGACATGATGGGCGTTGTTGGTCGTCTAGGTAAGGTGCTTGGTCCCCGTGGCCTTATGCCTAACCCGAAGGCCGGTACTGTTACTCCCGATGTTGCAAAGGCTGTAACAGATGCTAAGGCTGGTAAGATCGAGTACAGACTTGACAAGACAAACATCATCCACTGCCCTATCGGCAAGGCTTCCTTCGGTGCTGAGAAGCTTGAGGAGAACTTCAACACTCTTGTTGAGGCTATAGTTAAGGCTAAGCCTGCTGCTGCTAAGGGTCAGTACCTCAAGAGCATCGTTGTTGCTTCAACAATGGGCGTTGGTATCAAGGTAAATACTGCTAAGTACGGCGTATAA
- a CDS encoding MmcQ/YjbR family DNA-binding protein, translating to MTKDNYLEWCKSIAGASQDKPFKNDFDTVVLRHTDNRKWFGIVMCVKGRWLVDLKTDPMEGDVYKSAYEGVTPAYHMNKRHWITVYFESDVPDELLCGMTLASFGLTK from the coding sequence ATGACCAAGGACAACTACCTCGAATGGTGTAAAAGCATCGCAGGTGCATCTCAGGACAAGCCGTTTAAAAACGACTTTGACACGGTCGTGCTGCGGCATACTGACAACAGAAAATGGTTCGGTATCGTGATGTGTGTCAAGGGCAGGTGGCTCGTTGACCTTAAGACTGACCCGATGGAGGGCGATGTGTACAAGTCCGCCTACGAGGGCGTGACCCCTGCATACCACATGAACAAGCGCCACTGGATAACTGTCTACTTTGAGAGCGATGTGCCGGACGAGCTGCTCTGCGGCATGACACTTGCGAGCTTCGGGCTGACAAAGTAG